The following coding sequences are from one Mycoplasma tullyi window:
- the obgE gene encoding GTPase ObgE — translation MQFIDRCQIKLIAGNGGDGIIAWRREAHYDKGGPAGGSGGKGGNIILVADHNQSTLLSLKYSKIIRASNGDNGKPDLSSGQNGNDKYVKVPIGTTVYDEETNEVIVDLIRDKQEYIICHGGKGGRGNAAFKSSTLRAPNLYELGDEGEEKTVRLELKYLANVGIVGYPNAGKSTLISKLSNAKPKIANYQFTTLVPILGIVENNDKRLVFADIPGLIENASEGYGLGHDFLRHVERCEVLIHLISMNPLDHDDVIDAYEKIMTELKKYSQLLVNKKMLVVANKMDVEGASENFNELRAYLAKKNIDIGSISAINGDVNNLVDRVFDLYQKTLSVSTEDNPFSIPMVAEKVYYYDGEKTIDDDPLDVIKDGDNRWIVSSKKLTYWFKKIPQTTLDNITRLGQKIKSLGVEDQLKKMGAKPNDVIVICDYEYLIDE, via the coding sequence ATGCAATTTATCGATCGATGTCAAATTAAACTAATTGCTGGTAATGGTGGTGATGGGATCATTGCCTGAAGAAGAGAAGCACACTATGATAAGGGTGGACCTGCTGGTGGAAGTGGTGGTAAGGGTGGTAATATTATCCTGGTCGCTGATCACAACCAGTCAACCTTATTAAGTTTGAAGTATTCTAAGATTATTCGAGCTAGTAATGGGGATAATGGTAAACCTGATCTATCATCTGGTCAGAATGGTAATGATAAGTATGTTAAGGTTCCGATTGGAACTACTGTTTATGATGAAGAAACTAACGAAGTAATCGTTGATTTAATTCGTGATAAGCAAGAATATATTATCTGTCACGGTGGTAAGGGTGGACGAGGTAATGCTGCTTTTAAATCTTCAACTCTACGTGCACCTAACTTATATGAGTTAGGTGATGAAGGTGAAGAAAAAACCGTTAGATTAGAGTTGAAGTATTTGGCAAATGTTGGAATTGTTGGTTATCCCAATGCTGGTAAATCTACATTGATTTCAAAGTTGTCTAATGCTAAACCAAAGATTGCTAATTATCAATTTACGACATTAGTACCAATATTAGGAATTGTTGAAAATAATGACAAACGCTTAGTGTTTGCTGATATTCCTGGACTAATTGAAAACGCCAGTGAAGGTTATGGACTAGGTCATGATTTCTTACGTCACGTTGAACGTTGTGAAGTGTTGATTCATTTAATCTCAATGAATCCACTTGATCATGATGATGTGATTGATGCTTATGAAAAGATCATGACCGAATTAAAGAAATATTCTCAATTATTAGTTAATAAAAAGATGCTAGTAGTAGCAAATAAAATGGACGTTGAAGGTGCTAGTGAAAATTTCAATGAACTAAGAGCTTATTTAGCTAAAAAGAATATTGATATTGGATCAATCTCAGCGATTAATGGAGATGTAAATAATTTAGTTGATCGCGTTTTTGATCTTTATCAAAAAACGTTGTCAGTATCAACTGAAGACAATCCATTTTCAATCCCAATGGTGGCTGAAAAAGTTTATTACTACGATGGTGAAAAAACGATTGACGATGATCCTTTAGATGTAATTAAAGATGGGGATAACCGCTGGATCGTTTCATCTAAAAAACTTACTTACTGATTTAAGAAGATTCCTCAAACGACTTTAGATAACATCACCAGATTAGGACAAAAAATTAAATCATTAGGTGTCGAAGACCAACTTAAAAAGATGGGTGCTAAGCCTAATGATGTGATCGTAATCTGTGATTACGAATATCTAATCGATGAATAG
- a CDS encoding MPN565 family protein: MEYFKSSLYKKTHPLIITLFLLIFVVGYYVIIWVLFGEFNLLKLNWLLGEGVIITQDQMINEKNFNPLILAFIIPPLGVYFLFILLIRYAFKQTAYDLIPLTYSFSIALITIILSGLFKFANQGLVIFGRIVLVILVFSISFFLLVFIINKLMVRLDLKNDYVYLNDLVEENKNKLKRNQEIKQLKKPEAQTITISDKNK, from the coding sequence ATGGAGTATTTTAAAAGCTCGCTATACAAGAAAACTCACCCACTGATTATTACGTTGTTCTTACTAATTTTTGTTGTGGGTTATTATGTAATTATCTGGGTTTTGTTTGGTGAGTTTAATCTTTTAAAATTAAATTGGTTGTTGGGTGAAGGGGTGATCATTACCCAAGATCAGATGATTAATGAAAAGAATTTTAATCCTTTGATCTTGGCATTCATCATCCCTCCACTTGGGGTGTACTTCTTATTTATCTTATTGATAAGATATGCATTTAAACAAACCGCTTATGATCTAATTCCATTAACTTATAGTTTTAGTATTGCACTAATCACGATCATCTTATCTGGACTATTTAAGTTTGCCAACCAAGGATTAGTTATCTTTGGCAGAATCGTGTTAGTGATCTTAGTCTTTAGTATTAGTTTTTTTCTATTGGTATTTATCATTAATAAACTTATGGTTAGATTAGATCTTAAAAATGATTACGTTTATTTAAACGATCTAGTTGAAGAAAATAAAAATAAATTAAAACGTAATCAAGAAATTAAACAATTAAAAAAACCTGAAGCTCAAACGATTACAATCTCTGATAAGAATAAATAA